The following proteins come from a genomic window of Trifolium pratense cultivar HEN17-A07 linkage group LG4, ARS_RC_1.1, whole genome shotgun sequence:
- the LOC123882332 gene encoding uncharacterized protein LOC123882332, with translation MFNSTCEKSVLQIKQDDKFFSRLLSKENSNTNPSFRVSVAVPFVWESQPGTPKYTFSKDTIPPLTPPPSYHFKNSNKKNEKKHSKSTNLFLAWLQKLNLKKINQSSSSSSSPSSFSSSYPSWLSSSSMDSSKITSATKRVSRRRFLSFGSSFDFRGENEEDGNDSPNSTLCFGIHHRSSSSNTGFQSNYKRRIR, from the coding sequence ATGTTCAATTCTACATGTGAGAAGAGtgttcttcaaatcaaacaagatgACAAGTTTTTCAGCAGGCTACTATCAAAGGAAAATTCCAATACTAATCCATCTTTTAGAGTTTCTGTTGCGGTTCCATTTGTTTGGGAATCTCAACCTGGCACACCCAAATACACATTCTCTAAAGACACCATTCCTCCCCTTACACCCCCACCTTCCTATCATTTCAAGAATTCCAAcaaaaagaatgagaaaaaacaCTCAAAATCAACCAATCTTTTCTTGGCATGGCTACAAAAACTAAACTTGAAGAAAATTAATCAGTCTTCGTCGTCCTCGTCCTCACCATCTTCATTCTCATCCTCATACCCTTCATGGTTATCATCGTCGTCAATGGATTCTTCCAAAATTACCTCGGCAACGAAAAGAGTTAGTAGGAGAAGATTCTTAAGTTTTGGATCATCTTTTGATTTTAGAGGTGAAAATGAAGAAGATGGTAATGATTCACCAAATTCTACATTGTGCTTTGGAATTCATCATCGTTCGTCCAGCTCGAACACTGGATTCCAAAGTAACTACAAGAGGCGCATAAGGTAA
- the LOC123921745 gene encoding peroxidase P7-like yields MSSHRYFSMFFQTLVFAALATTTFSTLTTNYYDYTCPNALSTIRSVVKDAVQKENRIGASILRLHFHDCFVNGCDGSLLLDSTSSMDSEKNANPNINSARGFEVVDAIKQAVDEACGKPVVSCADILAVAARDSVVELGGPSWNVRLGRKDSKTASRADADANIPGPSFSLSQLIENFENHGLNKKDLVALSGAHTIGFSRCLLFRDRIYNENNINSNFAQQLQNICPREGGDSNLAPLDSVTSAKFDVAYFADLIKKKGVLHSDQELLNGGYTSALVKLYRHNTRAFYYDFAKSMIKMGNIKPLTGSQGEIRYNCRKAN; encoded by the exons ATGTCTTCTCATAGGTACTTTTCAATGTTCTTCCAAACATTAGTATTTGCAGCTCTTGCAACCACAACATTTTCAACACTCACAACAAATTACTATGACTACACATGTCCCAACGCTTTGAGTACCATTAGAAGTGTTGTGAAAGACGCTGTTCAAAAAGAGAACCGTATCGGTGCTTCGATACTACGCTTGCACTTTCATGATTGCTTTGTTAAT GGTTGTGATGGTTCACTTCTTTTGGACTCTACATCTTCCATGGATAGTGAGAAAAATGCAAATCCAAATATCAATTCAGCTAGAGGATTTGAAGTGGTGGATGCAATCAAGCAAGCTGTGGATGAAGCATGTGGCAAACCCGTTGTTTCTTGCGCAGATATATTGGCTGTAGCTGCTAGAGACTCTGTTGTTGAG TTAGGAGGACCATCATGGAACGTAAGATTAGGGAGAAAAGACTCTAAAACAGCAAGTCGTGCCGATGCAGATGCAAACATACCCGGACCATCTTTCAGCCTTTCACAACTCATCGAAAACTTTGAAAACCATGGCCTAAACAAAAAAGATCTTGTCGCCCTTTCTGGAGCACACACGATCGGATTCTCACGTTGTCTTTTATTTAGGGATCGTATCTACAACGAAAACAACATCAATTCTAACTTTGCACAACAACTTCAAAACATTTGTCCAAGAGAAGGTGGAGACTCCAACCTTGCTCCTCTGGACAGTGTTACATCGGCGAAATTTGATGTGGCCTATTTCGCGGATTTGATTAAAAAGAAAGGGGTTCTTCATTCTGATCAAGAATTGTTGAATGGTGGTTATACTAGTGCTTTGGTTAAATTATATAGACATAATACTAGAGCTTTCTATTATGACTTTGCGAAATCTATGATTAAGATGGGAAATATTAAGCCACTTACTGGAAGTCAAGGTGAAATTCGTTACAACTGCAGAAAAGCCAATTAA
- the LOC123920736 gene encoding probable inactive purple acid phosphatase 9, translating into MITMILLFVFLILNTNLVAQSKPSINVTPTTLTKSGDTVEIRWSGIQSPSELDFVGIYSPPTSAHDNYIGYLFLSKSPTWKSGSGSLSLPLINLRSNYSFRIFRWTQSEINPKRQDHDHNPLPQTRNLLGFSEEVSFGGSTGRGPPEQIHLAFADEEDAMRVMYVTWDPKETHVKYGEREDKMDGLAVASLKRYDREHMCDAPANQSVGWRDPGYIHDALITGLDKGKKYYYKVGNDNGGWSATHSFVSRNSDSNETIAFLFGDMGTATPYNTFLRTQDESISTVKWILRDIEALGNKPTFVSHIGDISYARGYAWLWDHFFVQIEPIATKVAYHVCIGNHEYDWPLQPWKPDWANYGKDGGGECGVPYSLRFNMPGNSSEPTGTVAPATQNLYYSFDMGVVHFVYISTETNFLPGSNQYNFLKHDLESVDRNKTPFVVVQGHRPMYTTSNEIRDAALREKMLEHLEPLLVNNNVTLALWGHVHRYEKFCPLNNYTCGNGVGQKAGDKKGYTIHLVIGMAGQDWQPIWEPRPDHPNDPIYPQPKRSLYRGGEFGYIRLAATKQKLVISYVGNHDGEVHDTMEILASGEVVNGIGDIGSVKPEGQIEESTLSWYIQGGSVLVLGAFLGYILGFISHSRKKLGSNSDFTALKTDET; encoded by the exons ATGATAACGATGATTCTACTCTTTGTATTTTTGATCTTGAACACCAACCTTGTAGCCCAATCAAAACCCTCGATAAACGTAACCCCAACAACCCTAACTAAATCCGGCGACACCGTCGAAATACGGTGGTCCGGGATCCAATCACCATCTGAGCTAGACTTCGTAGGTATCTACTCACCACCAACCTCCGCCCACGACAATTACATCGGATACCTCTTCCTCTCAAAATCACCAACATGGAAATCAGGTTCAGGTTCCCTTTCTCTCCCTCTCATCAACCTCAGATCAAATTACTCTTTCCGAATCTTCCGATGGACACAATCCGAAATCAACCCTAAGCGTCAAGATCATGATCATAACCCTTTACCACAAACTCGAAACCTTCTCGGATTCTCCGAAGAGGTTTCATTTGGTGGTTCCACCGGTCGAGGACCACCGGAACAGATTCATCTTGCGTTTGCTGATGAAGAAGATGCTATGAGGGTTATGTATGTGACTTGGGATCCGAAGGAGACTCATGTGAAGTATGGGGAAAGAGAGGATAAGATGGATGGTTTGGCGGTTGCGAGTTTGAAGAGATATGATAGGGAGCATATGTGTGATGCTCCTGCTAATCAAAGTGTTGGTTGGAGAGATCCTGGTTATATACATGATGCATTGATCACTGGCTTggataaaggaaaaaaatactattacaag GTTGGAAATGATAATGGAGGTTGGAGTGCAACTCATAGCTTTGTGTCCAGGAATAGTGATTCAAATGAAACAATAGCTTTCCTTTTTGGCGACATGGGAACAGCTACACCATACAATACATTTTTGCGTACACAAGATGAAAGCATATCAACTGTGAAGTGGATCCTCCGTGATATTGAAGCTCTAGGAAACAAGCCCACCTTTGTGTCACACATTGGAGACATTAGTTATGCAAGAGGTTATGCGTGGTTATGGGACCATTTTTTTGTGCAGATTGAACCTATTGCAACCAAAGTGGCATACCATGTATGCATTGGCAATCATGAGTATGACTGGCCTTTACAGCCATGGAAACCTGATTGGGCTAATTATGGAAAAGATGGGGGTGGTGAGTGTGGTGTACCCTACAGTTTAAGGTTCAACATGCCCGGAAACTCTTCAGAACCCACTGGAACTGTAGCTCCAGCAACTCAGAATCTTTATTACTCATTTGATATGGGAGTAGTACATTTTGTCTATATATCCACAGAAACCAATTTCCTTCCTGGGAGCAACCAGTATAACTTCTTAAAGCATGATTTGGAATCAGTTGACAGGAACAAGACACCTTTTGTTGTAGTCCAAGGGCACCGACCCATGTACACAACAAGCAACGAAATTAGGGATGCTGCTTTAAGAGAAAAGATGCTTGAGCACCTGGAACCTCTATTGGTGAATAACAATGTGACCCTTGCCCTTTGGGGTCATGTTCATAGGTATGAGAAATTTTGTCCGCTGAATAACTACACTTGTGGAAATGGTGTGGGCCAGAAAGCAGGGGACAAAAAAGGATATACTATTCATCTTGTAATTGGCATGGCAGGGCAAGACTGGCAACCCATTTGGGAACCAAGACCGGATCATCCCAATGACCCAATCTATCCACAACCAAAACGATCTTTGTACCGTGGGGGTGAGTTTGGGTACATTAGACTGGCGGCTACAAAACAGAAGCTCGTGATTTCTTATGTTGGAAATCATGATGGCGAGGTGCATGATACAATGGAGATTCTGGCATCTGGAGAAGTTGTCAATGGTATTGGCGATATTGGTAGTGTTAAACCTGAAGGTCAGATCGAAGAATCCACATTGTCGTGGTATATCCAAGGAGGAAGTGTACTGGTGCTTGGGGCTTTTTTGGGCTACATTCTTGGTTTCATTTCACATTCCAGGAAGAAGCTTGGGTCCAATAGTGATTTTACTGCCTTGAAGACTGATGAAACATGA
- the LOC123920737 gene encoding uncharacterized protein LOC123920737 — protein sequence MSAIIPFSTICRNSNSPLHPHSKSSFTGFSQRSNIWQLFVITKSNSRGAIRKLSVKNVAGDKKEELKEPLTEQDTKEKDMRIVQPHPKTDVSCTMMLGEHVMRTSVGSVACYSLQNANISKPTLNFSTSYNIEEKTKREPMGSSFHSIRGKTSQNTIGIITGTFTNYMKLI from the exons ATGTCTGCAATAATACCCTTCTCAACAATCTGCAGGAATTCCAACTCACCTTTACATCCCCATTCCAAATCAAGCTTCACAGGCTTCAGTCAAAGAAGCAATATTTGGCAGTTGTTTGTCATCACAAAGTCAAATTCCAGAGGAGCAATAAGAAAGCTTTCTGTGAAGAATGTTGCCGGTGACAAGAAGGAGGAACTGAAAGAACCACTCACTGAACAAG atacaaaagaaaaagatatgaGAATTGTGCAGCCTCATCCTAAGACAGATGTTTCTTGTACTATGATGCTAGGTGAGCATGTCATGCGTACATCTGTAGGTTCAGTGGCATGCTACTCTTTGCAGAATGCAAATATCTCTAAACCAACACTCAATTTCTCAACTTCTTATAATATCgaagagaaaacaaaaagagaGCCTATGGGAAGCAGCTTCCATTCAATAAGAGGTAAAACATCACAAAATACTATTGGTATAATCACAGGAACCTTCACCAACTACATGAAGCTTATATAA
- the LOC123921313 gene encoding protein RDM16-like, with product MQKDLSEKLNRIPPPATTGVTTKAAHVLRLDAHGREIDQHGNVVVNVTKPTNLSTLKVNINKHKIDDALFDSNPHFDDSIGINKTKLMRPKRTNFLFVEEGKWSKHAESIKLKSKFGEAQAKEHKAKQAQLAKAKPASDINPNLIEITERDVMKEKLKDPIPEVEWWDVALLHSGNYGDIDQDKLKMEKITFYVEHVRPIEPPVHLAPPPPQPLKLTKQEQKKLKSQRRIAKEKERQEMIRQGVIEPPKPKLKMNNLMKVLGAEATQDPTRLEKEVRNAAAEREQAHIDRNIARKLTPAEKREKKKRKLFDDSNTPDRLVAIYRIDDLSHPQTRIKIDRTAQYNELTGCAVIYDGISVVVVEGKTKTIKRYGKLMLRRINSEDSNDDKPANKCVLVWQGNVVKQNFNKFSVQACITEAAARKVFVNAGVPHYWDHAVNYKDGGAA from the coding sequence ATGCAAAAAGACTTGTCGGAGAAGCTCAACAGAATTCCTCCTCCAGCTACTACTGGTGTCACAACTAAGGCTGCTCATGTTCTTCGTCTTGACGCCCATGGACGGGAAATAGATCAACATGGGAATGTTGTTGTTAATGTAACTAAGCCAACCAACCTCAGCACATTAAAGGTCAACATTAATAAACACAAGATAGATGATGCATTATTTGATTCTAACCCTCATTTTGACGACAGTATTGGCATCAACAAAACAAAGCTCATGCGCCCCAAGAGGACGAATTTTCTGTTTGTCGAAGAAGGAAAATGGTCAAAACATGCTGAATCAATAAAGTTGAAGAGTAAATTTGGAGAAGCTCAAGCAAAAGAGCACAAGGCCAAACAAGCACAGCTAGCAAAGGCAAAACCTGCTTCTGATATAAATCCCAACTTAATAGAAATTACAGAGAGAGATGTAATGAAAGAAAAGCTGAAGGATCCGATTCCAGAAGTTGAGTGGTGGGACGTGGCACTTTTGCATTCTGGAAATTACGGTGACATAGACCAAGATAAActgaaaatggaaaaaatcaccTTTTATGTGGAGCACGTTCGTCCGATTGAACCACCTGTTCACCTTGCCCCTCCACCACCTCAACCTCTCAAGCTAACCAAACAGGAGCAAAAGAAACTTAAGTCCCAAAGGCGGATAGCTAAGGAAAAGGAGCGACAAGAGATGATTAGACAGGGTGTCATAGAACCGCCAAAACCAAAGTTGAAGATGAACAATTTAATGAAAGTGCTAGGGGCCGAAGCAACTCAAGATCCCACTCGGCTTGAGAAGGAAGTACGTAATGCAGCTGCTGAGCGTGAGCAGGCTCACATAGATAGGAATATCGCACGCAAGCTTACTCCTGCCGAGAAGcgtgagaagaagaaaaggaagCTGTTTGATGACTCAAATACACCGGATAGACTTGTGGCAATTTACAGGATTGACGACCTCTCTCATCCACAGACTCGCATTAAAATTGATCGGACTGCTCAATATAATGAGTTGACCGGATGTGCTGTGATTTATGATGGTATTAGCGTTGTCGTGGTTGAAGGTAAAACCAAGACAATTAAGAGGTATGGAAAACTAATGCTCAGACGTATCAATTCCGAAGATTCAAATGATGACAAGCCTGCCAACAAGTGTGTTCTGGTGTGGCAAGGAAATGTTGTCAAACAAAACTTCAATAAATTCAGTGTTCAGGCTTGCATCACTGAAGCAGCTGCTCGAAAAGTGTTTGTGAATGCTGGGGTTCCTCATTATTGGGACCATGCTGTTAACTATAAAGATGGCGGTGCTGCTTGA